The DNA window TTTGTCCTGATGGTGCTGGCGGTCGCAGGCCTGATGCTCGGCAAGAGCCTGACCATGTTCTCGCTGTGCATGTTTATCCTTGGCGTGGTTAGCGGTATCACCATGTCGATCGGCACCTTCCTGATCACCCACATGTATGCCGGCCGCCAGCGCGGCTCGCGCCTGCTGTTCACCGACTCCTTCTTCAGCATGGCCGGTATGATCTTCCCGATCGTCGCCGCGATGCTGCTGGCCCGCCATATCGGCTGGTACTGGGTTTATGCCTGCATCGGCCTGCTGTACGTGGCGATCTTCGTGCTGACCCTGTGCTCCGAATTCCCGGTGCTGGGCAAGAAAGGCGCCGACGCCGGTCAGCCGGTCGAGAAAGAAAAATGGGGTATCGGCGTGCTGTTCCTGTCGATCGCCGCGCTGTGCTACATCCTCGGCCAGTTGGGCTTCATTCAGTGGGTGCCTGAGTACGCCACCAAGTCCTTCAACATGGACATCGGCCAGGCCGGTAAGCTGGTGAGCGACTTCTGGACCTCTTACATGGTCGGCATGTGGGTGTTCAGCTTCATCCTGCGCTTCTTCGATCTGCAGCGCATCGTCACCGTGTTGGCCGCACTGGCTACCGGCGCGATGTACCTGTTCGTCAGCACCGACAATCCGGAGCACCTGGGCTACTACATCATGGCTCTGGGCTTCGTTTCCAGCGCCATCTACACCACGCTGATCACCCTCGGCTCGCTGCAGACCAAGGTCTCCTCACCGAAGCTGGTCAACTTTATCCTGACCTGCGGCACCATCGGTACCATGCTGACCTTCGTGGTCACCGGCCCGATCGTCGCGAAAGGTGGCGCGCACGCGGCGCTGACCACCGCCAACGGCCTGTACCTGGCGGTGTTCGTGATGTGTCTGCTGCTGGGCTTCGTGACCAAGCACCGCAGCCACGGTCATGTGACGCACTAACGTCTTCGCATCAGATGCACCCAGGGCGCCCGCAAGGCGCCCTTTTTTATGTACATTTTTCACACTTGATTATACATTGTTTATACATGAACAATGGAGAGGGATTGCTCATGAAAGTCTCTATCAAAAAATGGGGCAACAGCGCGGGAATGCTGGTGCCCTCAGCGCTAATGAACGAGCTGGAACTACAGGTAGGTCAGGAAATGGACATGCAGGTTATCGATGGAGCGTTGGTCATTAAGCCGGTTAAGAAACGCTATTCACTGCAGCAATTGCTCGATGGCTGCGACGGTGAAGCGCCGGCCGCCGCAGACGACAGCTGGGAACACATGCCGCCGGCGGGGAAAGAAGTATGGTGAAGCGCCCCGTTTTTCAGCGCGGAGATCTTATCCGGGTCAGCCTGAATCCCGTGGTTGGCCGTGAGCAACAAGGCGACTTTCGTCCGGCACTGGTGCTGTCTCCCCGCGAGTTCAATGCGCTGGGCATGGTATTGGTCGCCCCCATTTCCCAAGGGGCGAATTTTGCCCGTACAGCGGGTTTCACCGTCAGCCTGAGCGGCAGTGGCACCGCAACGCAGGGCGTCATCTTGATCAATCAGGTTCGCATGATGGATCTGGCCGGGCGCAGCGCGCAATTCGTCGAGCATGCCCCCGGCGAAGTCATCGCCGATGCACTGGCGCGGCTTCAGGCGATCATCGACTAACGCCGAAAATCCACCGTCTCATCCTGCTGCAGATGCAGCGTAGTTTCCGCCGGCCGCGTCTCGGCGATCACCGCCCCCTGGCGGATCGAATAACGCACCGGCGTCTGGCGGCGCACCGCATCGAAGCCGCTTTCCGCCGGCAGGATCACCAGGTTGGCGCTGTTGCCGGCCGCCAGACCGTAGTCGCTCAGGTTAAGGGTGCGCGCACTGTGGCTGGTGATCAGCTTCAACCCGTCGTCGATCTGGCCATAACCCATCAGCTGACACACGTGCAGCCCCATATGCAGCACCTGCAGCATGTTGGCAGTGCCGAGCGGGTACCAGGGATCGAACACGTCGTCGTGGCCAAAGCAGACGTTGATCTCCGCCTCCAGCATCTCCTTCACCCGCGTCACGCCGCGCCGTTTCGGGTAGCTGTCGAAACGCCCCTGCAGATGAATATTCACCAGCGGGTTGGCGACGAAGTTGATGCCTGACATTTTCAGCAGGCGGAATAGCCGCGAGGCGTAAGCGCCGTTGTAAGAGTGCATCGCCGTGGTGTGGCTGGCGGTGACTTTCGCCCCCATCTCCAGCTTCAGCGCCAGCGCCGCCACGGTCTCGACGAAGCGCGATTGCTCGTCGTCGATCTCATCGCAGTGCACGTCCACCAGCCGATCGTATTTTTGCGCCAGCGCGAACGCCTTGTGCAGCGACTCCACGCCGTACTCGCGGGTGAATTCGAAATGTGGAATGGCGCCCACCACGTCGGCCCCCAACCGCAGCGCTTCTTCCAGCAGCGCTTCGCCGTTGGGATAAGAGAGGATCCCCTCCTGCGGGAAGGCGACGATCTGCAGCGTCACCCAGGGCGCCACCTCCCGTTTCACCTCCAGCATGGCGCGCAGCGCGGTCAGCGTGGGATCGGAGACGTCGACGTGGGTGCGCACATACTGCACGCCGTTGGCAATCTGCCACTTGAGGGTTTGCCAGGCGCGCTGCTTGACGTCTTCATGGGTCAACAGCGCTTTGCGTTCGGCCCAGCGCTCGATGCCTTCGAACAGCGTGCCGGACTGGTTCCAGGCCGGCTGGCCGGCGGTTTGCGTGGTATCCAGGTGAATATGCGGTTCGACGAACGCCGGCAGCGCCAGCCCGCCCTGCGCATCCAGCACGTCGCTGCGCCACTCCTGCCCTTCCGGCTGCGGCACCAGATGCGCAATGCGCCCCTGCTCAATCGCCAGTTGCCACAATCCTTCATGCCCGCTTAAACGCAGGTTGTCGATAAACTTCAATGGACGTTTCGCCACCCTTCACCTCTGCCGTTGCGCTGGTTTTCTTCATCATACTGGCAGCGGATCGCGCTGACAAAGTCGCCGTTTCGCTCCTACCTCCTGCGGCTACCCCCTGCGGGGTAATTGGCATGCAAACTGACTCGCTTCAGCTAAAGGTGAATAAAATCCGCAACTTATCAAAAATCGTGAAAAATCATCTATATACCACGTTAGAGGTATATAAGAGTGTGATTGATTTGCATCAATAAATTGCCCATCGGGAGAGATAAGGTAAGCCTAGGAAACCAGAATTTTGAGGCAATAATGAGCAGAGTCAAACTTGCCGTCGTCGGCAATGGCATGGTCGGCCACCGGTTCATCGAAGATCTGTTGGATAAAGCAGACAAAGACCAGTTCGAAATCACCGTATTTTGCGAAGAGCCGCGCATCGCTTACGATCGCGTGCATCTCTCTTCCTACTTCTCGCACCACACCGCCGAAGAGCTGTCGCTGGTGCGCGAAGGCTTTTACGAAAAACACGGCGTGAAGGTGCTGATCGGCGAGCGCGCCATCACCATCAATCGCGACGAGAAGGTCATCCACTCCAACACCGGCCGCACCGTCTATTACGACAAGCTGATCATGGCCACCGGCTCTTACCCGTGGATCCCGCCGATTAAAGGCTCGGATAGCCAGGACTGCTTCGTTTACCGCACCATCGAAGACCTGAATGCCATCGAAGCCTGCGCGCGCCGCAGCAAACGCGGCGCGGTGGTCGGCGGCGGGCTGCTGGGGCTGGAGGCCGCCGGCGCGCTGAAAAGCCTGGGGGTGGAAACGCACGTGATCGAGTTCGCTCCGGTGCTGATGGCCGAACAGCTCGACCCGATGGGCGGCGACCAGCTGCGCCGCAAGATCGAACGCATGGGCGTCAAGGTGCACACCGGCAAGAATACCCAGGAGATCGTCAACGGCGGCGGCACGGCGCGTAAAACCCTGCATTTCGCCGACGGCAGCCTGCTGGAAGTGGATTTCATCGTGTTCTCCACCGGCATCCGCGCCCAGGACAAGCTGGCGCGCCAGTGCGGGCTGGAGATCGGCCGCCGCGGCGGCATCGCCATCAACGACAGCTGCCAGACGTCGGATCCGAACGTCTACGCCATCGGTGAGTGCGCCGCCTGGCGCGATCGCACCTTCGGCCTGGTGGCGCCGGGTTACAAAATGGCGCAAGTGGCCGCCGATCACCTGCTGGGCCGCGAAAACAGCTTCCAGGGCGCCGACATGAGCGCCAAGCTGAAGCTGCTGGGCGTGGACGTCGGCGGCATCGGCGATGCCCATGGCCGCACCGAAGGCGCCCGCAGCTACGTCTATCTGGATGAAAACAAAGAAGTCTACAAACGCCTCATCGTCAGCGCCGACAGCAAAACCCTGCTCGGCGCGGTGCTGGTGGGCGACACCAGCGACTACGGCAACCTGCTGCAGCTAGCGCTGAACGGCATCGAACTGCCGGAGAACCCGGACGGCCTGATCCTGCCGGCTCATGCGGGCAGCAAACCGGCCATCGGCGTGGATTCGCTGCCGGAAAGCGCGCAGATCTGCTCCTGCTTCGACGTCAGCAAAGGCGACATCATTCAGGCGGTCAACAAAGGTTGCCACACCGTGGCGGCGCTGAAAGCCGAAACCAAGGCCGGCACCGGCTGCGGCGGCTGCATCCCGCTGCTCACCCAGGTGCTGAACGCCGAGCTGAGCAAGCAAGGCATCGAGGTCAACCACCACCTGTGCGAACACTTCGCCTATTCACGCCAGGAGCTGTTCCACCTGATCCGCGTCGAAGGCATCAAATCGTTCGAGGCGTTGCTGGCCAAATACGGCAAAGGCTACGGCTGCGAAGTCTGTAAGCCGACCGTCGGCTCGCTGTTAGCCTCGTGCTGGAACGAATACGTTCTCAAGCCGCAGCATACGCCGCTGCAGGATACCAACGACAACTTCCTCGGCAATATCCAGAAAGACGGCACCTATTCGGTAATCCCGCGCTCCGCCGGCGGCGAAATCACCCCGGACGGCCTGCTGGCCATCGGCCAAATCGCCAAGGAGTACAACCTCTACACCAAAATGACCGGCTCGCAGCGCATCGGCATGTTCGGCGCGCAGAAAGACGACCTGCCTGCCATCTGGAGCAAGCTGCTCGCCGCCGGCTTTGAAACCGGCCACGCATACGCCAAGGCGCTGCGCATGGCGAAAACCTGCGTCGGCAGCACCTGGTGCCGCTACGGCGTCGGCGACAGCGTCGGCTTCGGCGTCACGCTGGAGCACCGTTACAAAGGCATCCGCACCCCGCATAAAATGAAGTTCGGCGTCTCGGGCTGCACCCGTGAATGCGCCGAAGCGCAGGGCAAGGACGTCGGCATCATCGCCACCGAGAACGGCTGGAACCTGTATGTCTGCGGCAACGGTGGCATGAAACCGCGCCACGCCGACCTGCTGGCTGCCGACCTCGATCGCGAGACCCTGGTGCGTTACCTCGACCGCTTCATGATGTTCTATATCCGCACCGCCGATAAGCTGCAGCGCACCTCGGTGTGGCTGGAAAGCCTGGAAGGCGGCATCGATTACCTGCGCAAGGTGATCGTCGACGACAAGCTCGGCATCAACGATCAATTGGAAGCGGAGATCGCCCGCCTGCGCGACGCAGTGATCTGCGAGTGGAAAGAGACCGTCGAGCATCCGGAAACGCAGCTACGCTTCGCCCACTTCATCAACAGCCCGCTGCGCGATCCGAACGTGCAGGTGGTGGCCGAACGCGACCAGCACCGCCCGGCGCGCCCGGACGAGCGTATTCCCGTCACCCTGATCGATACCGAGGAGAGCCACGCATGAGCCAGTGGATTACCGTTTGTCCCGTCGCCGACATCCTGCCAGGCACCGGCGTGTGCGCCCTGATCGGCGATCGGCAGGTGGCGGTGTTCCGCCCCTATGCCGACGAACAGGTGTTCGCCATCAGCAATATCGACCCGTTCGCCCAGGCCAGCGTGCTGTCGCGCGGGCTGATCGCCGAACATCAAGGCGAGTTGTGGGTCGCCAGCCCGCTGAAGAAGCAGCATTTCCGCCTGTACGACGGCCACTGCCTGGAAGATGACAGCCGTTCCGTCGCCAGCTTCGCCAGCCGGGTGGTCGACGGCATCGTGCAAGTCGCGGCATAACCTTTCGGGAGGCCACATGTTTACCGACACCCTCAACAAATGTGCCGTCAACGCGGCGCGCATCGTCCGCCTGGCGAAGGAGAGCCCGCTCGGTTTCTGGATCAGCTCGGCGATGGCCGGCGCCTACGTCGGCCTCGGCATCATCCTGATCTTCACCCTCGGCAATCTGGTCGATCCA is part of the Serratia surfactantfaciens genome and encodes:
- the nirD gene encoding nitrite reductase small subunit NirD — encoded protein: MSQWITVCPVADILPGTGVCALIGDRQVAVFRPYADEQVFAISNIDPFAQASVLSRGLIAEHQGELWVASPLKKQHFRLYDGHCLEDDSRSVASFASRVVDGIVQVAA
- the tsgA gene encoding MFS transporter TsgA; this encodes MNDSNRIRLTWISFFSYALTGALVIVTGMVMGNIAEYFNLPVSSMSNTFTFLNAGILISIFLNAWLMEIIPLKRQLIFGFVLMVLAVAGLMLGKSLTMFSLCMFILGVVSGITMSIGTFLITHMYAGRQRGSRLLFTDSFFSMAGMIFPIVAAMLLARHIGWYWVYACIGLLYVAIFVLTLCSEFPVLGKKGADAGQPVEKEKWGIGVLFLSIAALCYILGQLGFIQWVPEYATKSFNMDIGQAGKLVSDFWTSYMVGMWVFSFILRFFDLQRIVTVLAALATGAMYLFVSTDNPEHLGYYIMALGFVSSAIYTTLITLGSLQTKVSSPKLVNFILTCGTIGTMLTFVVTGPIVAKGGAHAALTTANGLYLAVFVMCLLLGFVTKHRSHGHVTH
- a CDS encoding cytosine deaminase, whose product is MKFIDNLRLSGHEGLWQLAIEQGRIAHLVPQPEGQEWRSDVLDAQGGLALPAFVEPHIHLDTTQTAGQPAWNQSGTLFEGIERWAERKALLTHEDVKQRAWQTLKWQIANGVQYVRTHVDVSDPTLTALRAMLEVKREVAPWVTLQIVAFPQEGILSYPNGEALLEEALRLGADVVGAIPHFEFTREYGVESLHKAFALAQKYDRLVDVHCDEIDDEQSRFVETVAALALKLEMGAKVTASHTTAMHSYNGAYASRLFRLLKMSGINFVANPLVNIHLQGRFDSYPKRRGVTRVKEMLEAEINVCFGHDDVFDPWYPLGTANMLQVLHMGLHVCQLMGYGQIDDGLKLITSHSARTLNLSDYGLAAGNSANLVILPAESGFDAVRRQTPVRYSIRQGAVIAETRPAETTLHLQQDETVDFRR
- the nirB gene encoding nitrite reductase large subunit NirB; translation: MSRVKLAVVGNGMVGHRFIEDLLDKADKDQFEITVFCEEPRIAYDRVHLSSYFSHHTAEELSLVREGFYEKHGVKVLIGERAITINRDEKVIHSNTGRTVYYDKLIMATGSYPWIPPIKGSDSQDCFVYRTIEDLNAIEACARRSKRGAVVGGGLLGLEAAGALKSLGVETHVIEFAPVLMAEQLDPMGGDQLRRKIERMGVKVHTGKNTQEIVNGGGTARKTLHFADGSLLEVDFIVFSTGIRAQDKLARQCGLEIGRRGGIAINDSCQTSDPNVYAIGECAAWRDRTFGLVAPGYKMAQVAADHLLGRENSFQGADMSAKLKLLGVDVGGIGDAHGRTEGARSYVYLDENKEVYKRLIVSADSKTLLGAVLVGDTSDYGNLLQLALNGIELPENPDGLILPAHAGSKPAIGVDSLPESAQICSCFDVSKGDIIQAVNKGCHTVAALKAETKAGTGCGGCIPLLTQVLNAELSKQGIEVNHHLCEHFAYSRQELFHLIRVEGIKSFEALLAKYGKGYGCEVCKPTVGSLLASCWNEYVLKPQHTPLQDTNDNFLGNIQKDGTYSVIPRSAGGEITPDGLLAIGQIAKEYNLYTKMTGSQRIGMFGAQKDDLPAIWSKLLAAGFETGHAYAKALRMAKTCVGSTWCRYGVGDSVGFGVTLEHRYKGIRTPHKMKFGVSGCTRECAEAQGKDVGIIATENGWNLYVCGNGGMKPRHADLLAADLDRETLVRYLDRFMMFYIRTADKLQRTSVWLESLEGGIDYLRKVIVDDKLGINDQLEAEIARLRDAVICEWKETVEHPETQLRFAHFINSPLRDPNVQVVAERDQHRPARPDERIPVTLIDTEESHA
- a CDS encoding AbrB/MazE/SpoVT family DNA-binding domain-containing protein — protein: MKVSIKKWGNSAGMLVPSALMNELELQVGQEMDMQVIDGALVIKPVKKRYSLQQLLDGCDGEAPAAADDSWEHMPPAGKEVW
- a CDS encoding type II toxin-antitoxin system ChpB family toxin; the protein is MVKRPVFQRGDLIRVSLNPVVGREQQGDFRPALVLSPREFNALGMVLVAPISQGANFARTAGFTVSLSGSGTATQGVILINQVRMMDLAGRSAQFVEHAPGEVIADALARLQAIID